In Perognathus longimembris pacificus isolate PPM17 chromosome 3, ASM2315922v1, whole genome shotgun sequence, a single window of DNA contains:
- the Pnpla6 gene encoding patatin-like phospholipase domain-containing protein 6 isoform X5, translated as MGTPSPELNMTSSGTETQDVPALEEGSAGPTCGGHPVPFIPQVLGVMIGAGVAVVVTAVLILLVVRRLRVPKTPAPDGPRYRFRKRDKVLFYGRKIMRKVSQSTSSLVDSSVSTTSRPRMKKKLKMLNIAKKILRIPKETPTLQRKEPPPAVLEADLTEGDLANSHLPSEVLYMLKNVRVLGHFEKPLFLELCRHMVFQRLNQGDYVFRPGQPDASIYVVQDGLLELCLPGPDGKECVVKEVVPGDSVNSLLSILDVITGHQHPQRTVSARAARDSTVLRLPVEAFSAVFTKYPESLVRVVQIIMVRLQRVTFLALHNYLGLTNELFSHEIQPLRLFPSPGLPARTSPVRGCKRVVGTSEEPRETLGRPPDPTGAPLPGPAGLQGGPCSDFDMAYERGRISVSLQEEASGGPQTAPARTPSQEPREQPAGACEYSYGEDEGATGSCPFGPYQGRQTSSIFEAAKRELAKLMRIEDPSLLNSRVFLHHAKGGTIIARQGDQDASLHFVLWGCLHVYQRMIDKAEDVCLFVAQPGELVGQLAVLTGEPLIFTLRAQRDCTFLRISKSDFYEIMRAQPSVVLSAAYTVSARMSPFVRQMDFAIDWTAVEAGRALYRQGDRSDCTYIVLNGRLRSVIQRGSGKKELVGEYGRGDLIGVVEALTRQPRATTVHAVRDTELAKLPEGTLGHIKRRYPQVVTRLIHLLSQKILGNLQQLQGPFPAGSGLGVMPHSELTNPASNLATVAVLPVCSEVPMMAFTLELQHALQAIGPTLLLNSDIIRARLGASALDSIQEFRLSGWLAQQEDAHRIVLYQTDASLTPWTVRCLRQADCILIVGLGDQEPTLGQLEQMLENTAVRALKQLVLLHREEGPGPARTVEWLNMRSWCSGHLHLRCPRRLFSRRSPAKLHELYEKVFSKRADRHSDFSRLARVLTGNTIALVLGGGGARGCSHIGVLKALEEAGVPVDLVGGTSIGSFIGALYAEERSASRTKQRAREWAKGMTSVMEPVLDLTYPVTSMFTGSAFNRSIHRVFQDKQIEDLWLPYFNVTTDITASAMRVHKDGSLWRYVRASMTLSGYLPPLCDPKDGHLLMDGGYINNLPADIARSMGAKTVIAIDVGSQDETDLSTYGDSLSGWWLLWKRLNPWADKVKVPDMAEIQSRLAYVSCVRQLEVVKSSSYCEYLRPPIDCFKTMDFGKFDQIYDVGYQYGKAVFGGWTRGEVIEKMLTDRRSTDLNESRRADVLAFPSSGFTDLAEIVSRIEPPTTYVSDGCADGEESDCLTEYEEEVGPDCSRDEGGSPEGASPSTASEVEEDKCPLRQRRRPPPEPPGSTADT; from the exons GATTTTACGCATCCCAAAGGAGACCCCAACGCTACAGCGGAAAGAGCCCCCACCTGCAGTGCTGGAGGCTGACCTGACCGAGGGTGACCTGGCTAACTCCCACCTGCCCTCTGAGGTGCTGTACATGCTCAAGAATGTCCG AGTCCTGGGCCATTTTGAGAAGCCGCTCTTCCTGGAGCTGTGCCGGCACATGGTCTTCCAGCGTCTAAATCAGGGGGACTATGTCTTCCGGCCCGGCCAGCCGGATGCCAGCATCTATGTGGTGCAGGACGGGCTCCTGGAGCTGTGTCTGCCTGGACCT GATGGGAAGGAGTGTGTGGTGAAGGAAGTGGTCCCGGGGGACAGTGTCAACAGCCTTCTAAGCATCCTGGATGTCATCACT GGTCACCAGCACCCCCAGAGGACAGTGTCCGCACGAGCCGCACGTGACTCCACGGTGCTTCGGCTTCCGGTGGAGGCCTTTTCCGCTGTCTTCACCAAGTACCCTGAGAGCTTGGTGCGGGTGGTACAG ATCATCATGGTGAGGTTGCAGCGAGTGACCTTCCTGGCACTGCACAACTACCTGGGTCTGACCAATGAGCTCTTCAGCCAC GAGATCCAGCCCCTGCGTCTgttccccagcccaggccttccAGCCCGCACCAGCCCTGTGCGTGGCTGCAAGAGGGTGGTCGGCACCTCAGAGGAGCCCAGGGAGACCCTCGGCCGGCCCCCTGACCCCACTGGGGCTCCACTACCTGGACCTGCAG GTTTGCAGGGTGGCCCCTGCTCTGACTTTGACATGGCATATGAGCGTGGCCGGATTTCTGTTTCACTGCAAGAGGAGGCCTCTGGCGGGCCCCAGACTGCCCCAGCTCGG ACTCCCAGTCAGGAGCCTCGGGAGCAGCCAGCTGGTGCCTGTGAATACAGCTATGGTGAGGATGAAGGTGCCACTGGCAGCTGCCCTTTTGGGCCCTACCAGGGCCGCCAAACCAGCAGCATCTTTGAGGCAGCAAAGCGGGAGCTGGCCAAACTGATGCGGATTGAG GACCCCTCCCTTCTCAACAGCCGGGTCTTCCTGCATCATGCCAAAGGTGGCACCATCATTGCTCGACAAGGGGACCAG GATGCGAGCCTGCACTTCGTGCTCTGGGGCTGCCTGCACGTGTACCAGCGCATGATCGACAAGGCGGAGGACGTGTGCCTCTTTGTGGCTCAGCCTGGGGAGCTAGTGGGGCAGCTGGCGGTGCTCACAGGGGAACCCCTTATCTTCACACTGCGTGCCCAGCGCGACTGCACCTTCCTGCGGATCTCCAAGTCTGACTTCTATGA GATCATGCGTGCTCAACCCAGCGTGGTGCTGAGCGCGGCGTACACGGTGTCTGCGAGGATGTCGCCCTTTGTGCGCCAGATGGACTTCGCCATCGACTGGACAGCGGTGGAAGCTGGACGCGCGCTGTACAg GCAGGGTGACCGCTCCGACTGCACTTACATCGTGCTCAACGGGCGCCTGCGCAGTGTCATCCAGCGGGGCAGCGGCAAGAAGGAGCTGGTTGGGGAGTATGGCCGCGGGGACCTCATTGGTGTG GTGGAAGCGCTGACCCGGCAGCCTCGGGCCACCACGGTGCATGCTGTTCGAGACACGGAGCTAGCCAAGCTCCCCGAGGGCACCCTGGGCCACATCAAGCGGCGGTACCCGCAG GTTGTGACTCGCCTCATCCACTTGCTGAGTCAGAAAATTCTCGGGAACCTTCAGCAGCTCCAAGGACCCTTCCCAG CAGGCTCAGGGCTAGGTGTCATGCCCCACTCGGAACTCACCAACCCAGCCAGCAACCTGGCCACGGTGGCGGTCCTGCCTGTGTGTTCGGAGGTGCCCATGATGGCTTTCACACTGGAGCTGCAGCATGCCCTACAAGCCATTG GTCCCACACTCCTCCTCAACAGTGACATCATCCGGGCACGCTTGGGAGCATCTGCACTAGATAG CATCCAAGAGTTCCGGCTGTCAGGGTGGCTGGCCCAGCAGGAGGACGCGCACCGCATTGTGCTCTACCAAACCGATGCATCTCTCACACCCTGGACAGTGCGCTGCCTGCGCCAGGCCGACTGCATCCTCATTGTGGGCCTGGGTGACCAGGAACCGACCCTTGGCCAG CTAGAGCAGATGCTGGAGAACACGGCCGTGCGCGCCCTGAAGCAGCTGGTCCTCCTGCACCGGGAGGAGGGCCCGGGCCCAGCGCGCACCGTGGAGTGGCTCAACATGCGCAGCTGGTGCTCAGGGCACCTGCACCTGCGCTGCCCACGGCGCCTCTTTTCACGCCGCAGCCCCGCCAAGCTG CACGAACTCTACGAGAAGGTTTTCTCCAAGCGCGCCGACCGGCACAGCGACTTCTCCCGCCTGGCGCGGGTGCTCACGGGAAACACGATCGCCCTGGtgctgggcgggggcggggccag GGGCTGCTCGCATATCGGGGTGCTAAAGGCACTAGAGGAAGCAGGGGTGCCAGTCGACCTGGTGGGTGGCACGTCCATTGGCTCCTTCATCGGAGCCCTCTACGCCGAGGAGCGCAGTGCCAGCCGCACCAAGCAGCGGGCCCGCGAGTGGGCCaag GGCATGACCTCGGTAATGGAGCCCGTATTGGATCTCACCTACCCCGTTACCTCCATGTTCACCGGCTCAGCCTTTAACCGAAGCATCCACCGTGTCTTTCAAGATAAGCAAATTGAG GACCTGTGGCTGCCATACTTCAATGTGACCACAGACATCACTGCCTCGGCCATGCGTGTCCACAAAGATG GCTCTCTGTGGCGGTATGTGCGTGCCAGCATGACGCTCTCAGGCTATCTGCCCCCACTCTGCGACCCAAAGGACGGGCACCTGCTCATGGATGGCGGCTACATCAACAATCTGCCAG CGGACATTGCCCGCAGCATGGGGGCCAAAACGGTTATTGCCATCGATGTGGGGAGCCAGGACGAGACAGACCTCAGCACCTACGGAGACAGCCTGTCTGGCTGGTGGCTTCTGTGGAAGAGGCTGAACCCTTGGGCAGACAAAGTAAAGGTCCCAGACATGGCCGAGATCCAGTCCCGACTGGCTTACGTGTCCTGCGTGCGGCAGCTGGAGGTGGTCAAGTCCAGCTCCTACTGCGAGTACCTGCGCCCACCCATCGACTGCTTCAAGACCATGGACTTCGGGAAGTTCGACCAGATTTAT GATGTGGGCTACCAGTACGGGAAGGCTGTGTTTGGAGGCTGGACCCGGGGCGAAGTCATTGAGAAGATGCTCACAGACCGGCGGTCTACAGACCTTAATGAGAGCCGTCGAGCAGAT GTGCTAGCATTCCCCAGTTCTGGTTTCACTGACTTGGCGGAGATTGTGTCCCGGATCGAACCCCCCACAACCTACGTCTCCGATGGCTGTGCCGATG GGGAAGAATCGGACTGCCTGACTGAGTATGAGGAAGAGGTGGGCCCTGACTGCTCGAGGGACGAGGGGGGCTCCCCCGAGGGCGCCAGCCCCAGCACGGCCTCAGAGGTG gagGAGGACAAGTGCCCCCTCCGACAACGGCGCCGCCCACCCCCCGAGCCTCCGGGCTCCACTGCAGACACCTAA
- the Pnpla6 gene encoding patatin-like phospholipase domain-containing protein 6 isoform X1, protein MGTPSPELNMTSSGTETQDVPALEEGSAGPTCGGHPVPFIPQVLGVMIGAGVAVVVTAVLILLVVRRLRVPKTPAPDGPRYRFRKRDKVLFYGRKIMRKVSQSTSSLVDSSVSTTSRPRMKKKLKMLNIAKKILRIPKETPTLQRKEPPPAVLEADLTEGDLANSHLPSEVLYMLKNVRVLGHFEKPLFLELCRHMVFQRLNQGDYVFRPGQPDASIYVVQDGLLELCLPGPDGKECVVKEVVPGDSVNSLLSILDVITGHQHPQRTVSARAARDSTVLRLPVEAFSAVFTKYPESLVRVVQIIMVRLQRVTFLALHNYLGLTNELFSHEIQPLRLFPSPGLPARTSPVRGCKRVVGTSEEPRETLGRPPDPTGAPLPGPAGEPVKPTSLEAPPTPLLSRCISMPVDISGLQGGPCSDFDMAYERGRISVSLQEEASGGPQTAPARTPSQEPREQPAGACEYSYGEDEGATGSCPFGPYQGRQTSSIFEAAKRELAKLMRIEDPSLLNSRVFLHHAKGGTIIARQGDQDASLHFVLWGCLHVYQRMIDKAEDVCLFVAQPGELVGQLAVLTGEPLIFTLRAQRDCTFLRISKSDFYEIMRAQPSVVLSAAYTVSARMSPFVRQMDFAIDWTAVEAGRALYRQGDRSDCTYIVLNGRLRSVIQRGSGKKELVGEYGRGDLIGVVEALTRQPRATTVHAVRDTELAKLPEGTLGHIKRRYPQVVTRLIHLLSQKILGNLQQLQGPFPAGSGLGVMPHSELTNPASNLATVAVLPVCSEVPMMAFTLELQHALQAIGPTLLLNSDIIRARLGASALDSIQEFRLSGWLAQQEDAHRIVLYQTDASLTPWTVRCLRQADCILIVGLGDQEPTLGQLEQMLENTAVRALKQLVLLHREEGPGPARTVEWLNMRSWCSGHLHLRCPRRLFSRRSPAKLHELYEKVFSKRADRHSDFSRLARVLTGNTIALVLGGGGARGCSHIGVLKALEEAGVPVDLVGGTSIGSFIGALYAEERSASRTKQRAREWAKGMTSVMEPVLDLTYPVTSMFTGSAFNRSIHRVFQDKQIEDLWLPYFNVTTDITASAMRVHKDGSLWRYVRASMTLSGYLPPLCDPKDGHLLMDGGYINNLPADIARSMGAKTVIAIDVGSQDETDLSTYGDSLSGWWLLWKRLNPWADKVKVPDMAEIQSRLAYVSCVRQLEVVKSSSYCEYLRPPIDCFKTMDFGKFDQIYDVGYQYGKAVFGGWTRGEVIEKMLTDRRSTDLNESRRADVLAFPSSGFTDLAEIVSRIEPPTTYVSDGCADGEESDCLTEYEEEVGPDCSRDEGGSPEGASPSTASEVEEDKCPLRQRRRPPPEPPGSTADT, encoded by the exons GATTTTACGCATCCCAAAGGAGACCCCAACGCTACAGCGGAAAGAGCCCCCACCTGCAGTGCTGGAGGCTGACCTGACCGAGGGTGACCTGGCTAACTCCCACCTGCCCTCTGAGGTGCTGTACATGCTCAAGAATGTCCG AGTCCTGGGCCATTTTGAGAAGCCGCTCTTCCTGGAGCTGTGCCGGCACATGGTCTTCCAGCGTCTAAATCAGGGGGACTATGTCTTCCGGCCCGGCCAGCCGGATGCCAGCATCTATGTGGTGCAGGACGGGCTCCTGGAGCTGTGTCTGCCTGGACCT GATGGGAAGGAGTGTGTGGTGAAGGAAGTGGTCCCGGGGGACAGTGTCAACAGCCTTCTAAGCATCCTGGATGTCATCACT GGTCACCAGCACCCCCAGAGGACAGTGTCCGCACGAGCCGCACGTGACTCCACGGTGCTTCGGCTTCCGGTGGAGGCCTTTTCCGCTGTCTTCACCAAGTACCCTGAGAGCTTGGTGCGGGTGGTACAG ATCATCATGGTGAGGTTGCAGCGAGTGACCTTCCTGGCACTGCACAACTACCTGGGTCTGACCAATGAGCTCTTCAGCCAC GAGATCCAGCCCCTGCGTCTgttccccagcccaggccttccAGCCCGCACCAGCCCTGTGCGTGGCTGCAAGAGGGTGGTCGGCACCTCAGAGGAGCCCAGGGAGACCCTCGGCCGGCCCCCTGACCCCACTGGGGCTCCACTACCTGGACCTGCAG GGGAGCCCGTGAAGCCCACATCCCTGGAAGCCCCCCCGACCCCTCTGCTGAGCCGCTGTATCTCCATGCCAGTGGACATCTCAG GTTTGCAGGGTGGCCCCTGCTCTGACTTTGACATGGCATATGAGCGTGGCCGGATTTCTGTTTCACTGCAAGAGGAGGCCTCTGGCGGGCCCCAGACTGCCCCAGCTCGG ACTCCCAGTCAGGAGCCTCGGGAGCAGCCAGCTGGTGCCTGTGAATACAGCTATGGTGAGGATGAAGGTGCCACTGGCAGCTGCCCTTTTGGGCCCTACCAGGGCCGCCAAACCAGCAGCATCTTTGAGGCAGCAAAGCGGGAGCTGGCCAAACTGATGCGGATTGAG GACCCCTCCCTTCTCAACAGCCGGGTCTTCCTGCATCATGCCAAAGGTGGCACCATCATTGCTCGACAAGGGGACCAG GATGCGAGCCTGCACTTCGTGCTCTGGGGCTGCCTGCACGTGTACCAGCGCATGATCGACAAGGCGGAGGACGTGTGCCTCTTTGTGGCTCAGCCTGGGGAGCTAGTGGGGCAGCTGGCGGTGCTCACAGGGGAACCCCTTATCTTCACACTGCGTGCCCAGCGCGACTGCACCTTCCTGCGGATCTCCAAGTCTGACTTCTATGA GATCATGCGTGCTCAACCCAGCGTGGTGCTGAGCGCGGCGTACACGGTGTCTGCGAGGATGTCGCCCTTTGTGCGCCAGATGGACTTCGCCATCGACTGGACAGCGGTGGAAGCTGGACGCGCGCTGTACAg GCAGGGTGACCGCTCCGACTGCACTTACATCGTGCTCAACGGGCGCCTGCGCAGTGTCATCCAGCGGGGCAGCGGCAAGAAGGAGCTGGTTGGGGAGTATGGCCGCGGGGACCTCATTGGTGTG GTGGAAGCGCTGACCCGGCAGCCTCGGGCCACCACGGTGCATGCTGTTCGAGACACGGAGCTAGCCAAGCTCCCCGAGGGCACCCTGGGCCACATCAAGCGGCGGTACCCGCAG GTTGTGACTCGCCTCATCCACTTGCTGAGTCAGAAAATTCTCGGGAACCTTCAGCAGCTCCAAGGACCCTTCCCAG CAGGCTCAGGGCTAGGTGTCATGCCCCACTCGGAACTCACCAACCCAGCCAGCAACCTGGCCACGGTGGCGGTCCTGCCTGTGTGTTCGGAGGTGCCCATGATGGCTTTCACACTGGAGCTGCAGCATGCCCTACAAGCCATTG GTCCCACACTCCTCCTCAACAGTGACATCATCCGGGCACGCTTGGGAGCATCTGCACTAGATAG CATCCAAGAGTTCCGGCTGTCAGGGTGGCTGGCCCAGCAGGAGGACGCGCACCGCATTGTGCTCTACCAAACCGATGCATCTCTCACACCCTGGACAGTGCGCTGCCTGCGCCAGGCCGACTGCATCCTCATTGTGGGCCTGGGTGACCAGGAACCGACCCTTGGCCAG CTAGAGCAGATGCTGGAGAACACGGCCGTGCGCGCCCTGAAGCAGCTGGTCCTCCTGCACCGGGAGGAGGGCCCGGGCCCAGCGCGCACCGTGGAGTGGCTCAACATGCGCAGCTGGTGCTCAGGGCACCTGCACCTGCGCTGCCCACGGCGCCTCTTTTCACGCCGCAGCCCCGCCAAGCTG CACGAACTCTACGAGAAGGTTTTCTCCAAGCGCGCCGACCGGCACAGCGACTTCTCCCGCCTGGCGCGGGTGCTCACGGGAAACACGATCGCCCTGGtgctgggcgggggcggggccag GGGCTGCTCGCATATCGGGGTGCTAAAGGCACTAGAGGAAGCAGGGGTGCCAGTCGACCTGGTGGGTGGCACGTCCATTGGCTCCTTCATCGGAGCCCTCTACGCCGAGGAGCGCAGTGCCAGCCGCACCAAGCAGCGGGCCCGCGAGTGGGCCaag GGCATGACCTCGGTAATGGAGCCCGTATTGGATCTCACCTACCCCGTTACCTCCATGTTCACCGGCTCAGCCTTTAACCGAAGCATCCACCGTGTCTTTCAAGATAAGCAAATTGAG GACCTGTGGCTGCCATACTTCAATGTGACCACAGACATCACTGCCTCGGCCATGCGTGTCCACAAAGATG GCTCTCTGTGGCGGTATGTGCGTGCCAGCATGACGCTCTCAGGCTATCTGCCCCCACTCTGCGACCCAAAGGACGGGCACCTGCTCATGGATGGCGGCTACATCAACAATCTGCCAG CGGACATTGCCCGCAGCATGGGGGCCAAAACGGTTATTGCCATCGATGTGGGGAGCCAGGACGAGACAGACCTCAGCACCTACGGAGACAGCCTGTCTGGCTGGTGGCTTCTGTGGAAGAGGCTGAACCCTTGGGCAGACAAAGTAAAGGTCCCAGACATGGCCGAGATCCAGTCCCGACTGGCTTACGTGTCCTGCGTGCGGCAGCTGGAGGTGGTCAAGTCCAGCTCCTACTGCGAGTACCTGCGCCCACCCATCGACTGCTTCAAGACCATGGACTTCGGGAAGTTCGACCAGATTTAT GATGTGGGCTACCAGTACGGGAAGGCTGTGTTTGGAGGCTGGACCCGGGGCGAAGTCATTGAGAAGATGCTCACAGACCGGCGGTCTACAGACCTTAATGAGAGCCGTCGAGCAGAT GTGCTAGCATTCCCCAGTTCTGGTTTCACTGACTTGGCGGAGATTGTGTCCCGGATCGAACCCCCCACAACCTACGTCTCCGATGGCTGTGCCGATG GGGAAGAATCGGACTGCCTGACTGAGTATGAGGAAGAGGTGGGCCCTGACTGCTCGAGGGACGAGGGGGGCTCCCCCGAGGGCGCCAGCCCCAGCACGGCCTCAGAGGTG gagGAGGACAAGTGCCCCCTCCGACAACGGCGCCGCCCACCCCCCGAGCCTCCGGGCTCCACTGCAGACACCTAA